The genome window TAAAAAGCTACCTCGCATCCATCACGCGCCTCCAACAGATCGGCGGTCTGCTGTCATGGGATCAACAAACCATGATGCCTCCTAAGGCAACAAACGCGCGCGCTGAACAGATGGCAACCCTTGAATCCTTTATACATAACCTATTTACTTCTCAAAAGACGGCCGAGCTGCTCGCCAAATGTGAATCGGAGCTCACAGAAGCCGATCCGGATAGCGATGAAGTGCGGCTCGTACGCGTTACCCGCCGTGATTATGATCAAGCCACAAAAATACCGGCAGCCCTCGTTGAGGAGCTAGCCAGACATCAAGCCCAATCTCATGAAGTTTGGGTACAAGCACGACGTGAGAACAATTTTTCGCTTTTTGCCCCCGCCCTCGAAAAGATGTTTGCGCTCACTCGGCAAAAGGCGGAAAGCCTCGGCTATCAACACCACCCTTACGATGCACTTATCGATCTTTACGAGCCGGGCATGACCTATAACGATACGGTGGCTCTTTTCGATTCCCTTAAACCTGCTCTCGTCGAGCTTGTAAAAAATATCGCCGAGACAGGACGCCAATTTGATGATTCCTGCCTGCAGGGCGATTTCCCTATTGCAAAACAACATACCTTTACACAAGAGGTCGTGCAAGCTCTGGGTTATGACCTCACCAGGGGTCGCCAAGATCCTGCCCCTCACCCATTCTGCTCTGGCTTCTCTCGCGATGACGTACGTATTACCACCCGGTTTGATACGCATCTGCTCATCAAGGCGCTTTTTGCCTCGATTCATGAGGCTGGGCATGCCATGTACGACCAAGGAACGCCTGAAGCCTACGAGGCTACCCCCCTCGCTGGAGGCGCAAGTCTGGGCGTGCACGAAAGTCAGTCCCGCTTTTGGGAAAATATGGTCGGCCGTAGCTACGCCTTCTGTAAATGGATTTTGCCGCGGCTTCAGGAGGTCTTTCCCGATCCCTTCGCAAACTTGAACGCTTTGGAACTCTACCAAGCCATTAACCGTGTCCAGCCTTCCTTTATTCGCGTAGAGGCCGATGAGGTCACCTATAACCTCCATATCCTCCTTCGTTTCGAGTTAGAAACCCAACTACTCGACGGCACGCTGTCGGTTAGGGACTTACCCGATGCTTGGAACGCGAAGATGCAGGAGTATCTCGGCATTACACCGCCCAACGATGCGCTAGGCTGCCTCCAAGATATCCACTGGGCTGAGGGGCTTATCGGCTATTTCCCCACCTACACCATCGGCAACCTGCTCTCAGCCCAGCTGAGGGAGGCGATGCTACAAGACCTTCCAAACCTAGAAACGCTTATCGAACAGGGAGAGTTCTCGCCTATTCTTCAATGGCTGCGTCAGCATATCCACGTCTATGGCCGTAAATTCCTGCCACAAGAGCTCGTTATCCGCGCAACCGGCAAGCCCCTCTCTGCGGCTCCCTACCTCGCTTACCTGCAGACCAAATTCAAAGAGCTTTATGCCTTTAAATAAAGTAGGAACCTATGCTTCGCGATCTACAAGCTTTAAAAGAGGAGATACGCGCTCATAACGACATTGTAGACGTTATCGGCACCTACGTTCGCCTGCAACGGGCAGGCAAAGACTACAAGGGGCTTTGTCCTTTCCACGATGACAAACGCCCTTCCTTCCACGTTAGCCCCACCTTACAGATATACAAATGCTATGCATGTGGTGAGGGAGGGGATGTTTTTAAATTCATCCAGAAAATGGAGAATCTGGAGTTCCTCGAAGCCATGGAGTGGTTGGCCAAAAGGGCAGGTATTCCATTCGACC of Chthonomonas calidirosea T49 contains these proteins:
- a CDS encoding carboxypeptidase M32, encoding MTHALDQLKSYLASITRLQQIGGLLSWDQQTMMPPKATNARAEQMATLESFIHNLFTSQKTAELLAKCESELTEADPDSDEVRLVRVTRRDYDQATKIPAALVEELARHQAQSHEVWVQARRENNFSLFAPALEKMFALTRQKAESLGYQHHPYDALIDLYEPGMTYNDTVALFDSLKPALVELVKNIAETGRQFDDSCLQGDFPIAKQHTFTQEVVQALGYDLTRGRQDPAPHPFCSGFSRDDVRITTRFDTHLLIKALFASIHEAGHAMYDQGTPEAYEATPLAGGASLGVHESQSRFWENMVGRSYAFCKWILPRLQEVFPDPFANLNALELYQAINRVQPSFIRVEADEVTYNLHILLRFELETQLLDGTLSVRDLPDAWNAKMQEYLGITPPNDALGCLQDIHWAEGLIGYFPTYTIGNLLSAQLREAMLQDLPNLETLIEQGEFSPILQWLRQHIHVYGRKFLPQELVIRATGKPLSAAPYLAYLQTKFKELYAFK